Proteins from a genomic interval of Nautilia sp. PV-1:
- the rplI gene encoding 50S ribosomal protein L9, translating to MKVLLIKDVKGLGKAGEIKNAKDGYARNFLIPKGYAKLATDEVIKEWQEEQKRKEEELKKELAALNELKKKIENVTLHIKHKLGANGQLYGAITNKEVAEHLQQKGIEIDKKHIEMKQIKTVGEYTVDVKLGHGIHAKLNIVVEGE from the coding sequence ATGAAGGTTTTATTAATTAAAGATGTAAAAGGTTTAGGAAAAGCTGGAGAAATTAAAAATGCAAAAGACGGATATGCAAGAAATTTTTTGATTCCTAAGGGCTATGCAAAACTTGCGACGGATGAAGTTATAAAAGAATGGCAGGAAGAACAAAAAAGAAAAGAAGAAGAATTAAAAAAAGAGCTTGCTGCTTTAAATGAACTTAAAAAGAAAATAGAAAACGTCACACTCCATATTAAACATAAATTAGGAGCTAACGGACAGCTTTACGGTGCAATAACTAATAAAGAAGTAGCTGAGCATTTACAGCAAAAAGGTATTGAAATAGATAAAAAACACATTGAAATGAAACAGATTAAAACTGTTGGTGAATATACCGTTGATGTAAAACTCGGACACGGAATACATGCTAAATTAAATATAGTTGTTGAGGGCGAATAA
- a CDS encoding PAS domain-containing protein produces the protein MRPTPVNEEVTFEDAGVVNRPIISKTDLKGIITYVNNAFCKLSGYSKNELIGKPHNIIRHPDMPKSIFKQLWSTIEKGDKFRGFLKNLRKDGKYYWVEVFIEPIFDENGTKIGYISTRKQVSESDKTKYEQLYQEMKKKEE, from the coding sequence ATGAGACCAACTCCAGTAAATGAAGAAGTAACCTTCGAAGATGCGGGCGTCGTAAACCGACCGATTATCAGCAAAACAGACTTAAAAGGTATTATTACTTATGTAAACAATGCCTTTTGCAAACTCTCAGGATATTCAAAAAATGAACTCATAGGCAAACCTCACAATATAATCAGACATCCGGATATGCCGAAATCCATATTTAAACAGTTATGGAGCACTATAGAAAAAGGCGATAAATTCAGAGGATTTCTAAAAAATTTAAGAAAAGACGGAAAATATTACTGGGTTGAAGTTTTTATAGAACCTATTTTTGACGAAAACGGAACAAAAATAGGCTACATATCTACAAGAAAGCAAGTCTCGGAATCTGATAAAACAAAATACGAACAACTTTACCAAGAAATGAAAAAAAAGGAAGAATGA
- a CDS encoding sel1 repeat family protein: MKKILLIFTVFLSVNLFAQNLYFEAFKDVRKAKKVIKTDPEKAQRLFIEAYSYLKQLVNNSINNNKPSANSFTLLGNMYLNGWGVDKNEDEAIKLLCGAKILGSRKAAKELRKIGAKCKKINFKELKQ; the protein is encoded by the coding sequence ATGAAAAAAATATTACTGATTTTTACTGTTTTTTTATCTGTTAATCTGTTTGCACAAAATTTATATTTTGAAGCTTTTAAAGATGTAAGAAAAGCCAAAAAAGTCATTAAAACAGATCCGGAAAAAGCGCAAAGACTCTTTATTGAAGCTTACAGTTATTTAAAACAGCTTGTAAACAATTCTATTAACAACAACAAACCTTCAGCCAATTCTTTCACATTACTCGGAAACATGTACTTAAACGGATGGGGTGTAGATAAAAACGAAGACGAAGCGATAAAACTTTTATGCGGAGCAAAAATACTCGGAAGCAGAAAAGCTGCAAAAGAATTGAGAAAAATCGGGGCAAAATGTAAAAAAATTAATTTTAAGGAGCTTAAACAATGA
- a CDS encoding ATP-binding protein: MKMSLTKLLALAIWIPSLVLISFSGYFLYNSYQKYVKTEKSLKYLELAKRIENMLVAIGQERGTSSIYSVSKGQFPNSKKLLKSKRILVDNSIRDFKNFIKKNPEFYNETKQIITLINKMPEIRRNIDHFKDNYIKNEFFNYYTQLSTQLMNTEGRILKRFPDELKPYYLLKLQFEKMVDYTGIIRGFGSYYITADEPISEKEYKHILLKYYHDTNILLTSVLKHQSANELYNSKQFNKIENAIKEVMFYLQQANQEYYLTSEFNGYPIDSLDYFNLFTKRISFFNQTIHHLNNDITKRLQEIVSNAVKTRNINIIVFVIAILLLIIGYYLHRAILRHIKSLSNLLTSLTPITGKEIKVDITTPDGMNEALRIVDEAIKVTQESVKKAEEATKAKSLFLANMSHEIRTPLNGILGFLELLNTTELTEEQLDYVNTISQSAKNLLQIVNNILDVSKIESNKVSLELIDFKAVDEFENTLELFGTPAAQKNIELTTQISPNIPSVIKGDILKVKEILTNLLSNAIKFTPNNGHIHVKIQLEKIIDNKAKIYFEVRDSGIGMSEEQKEKIFDAFSQADESVTRKYGGTGLGLTIVKSYVEMMGGKIYLESELNKGTKFYFDILFDIIDPTPKFAKNIFAHKEIAILNTVTESLRKETTLEYLSYFGAEKVGVNDANELITLQNREKFDGVMVFYEESDRKTVEELAKVNIPMIFVASYAKKEEINKLDYQAVIFDPNVPSKVFKALEAISEAQTETVTKTQAAKPQHKDIYSLKALIAEDNPINQKLLQTTLKSLGIESDLANNGLEAFNKYTINPDKYDVIFMDVQMPVMDGLEATQEILEFEQEEEIDHTPIIAVTANVLKGDRERFLGAGMDEYISKPISKDALLKILERVAHGDFSKHFTEAHTQEVPQKEEAKNKTEESELQSTQPEEKSSVILATTSPFLSSYIKHIINDIITVENIEELTKALSKHRHAIIMIDENFDKRDEIRFLIKSLKKLEPKKIIVLGDEEVEEADITLTDLKPETIQNVITKG, encoded by the coding sequence ATGAAAATGTCATTAACCAAACTGTTAGCATTAGCTATTTGGATACCTTCACTGGTATTAATCTCATTCAGTGGTTATTTTTTGTACAACAGTTATCAGAAATACGTTAAAACGGAAAAAAGTTTAAAATATTTGGAATTGGCAAAAAGAATTGAAAACATGCTTGTTGCCATTGGTCAGGAAAGGGGTACGAGCTCTATTTATTCAGTTTCAAAAGGACAGTTTCCAAATTCAAAAAAATTACTCAAAAGTAAAAGAATTTTAGTTGACAATTCTATTAGAGATTTTAAAAACTTCATCAAAAAAAATCCGGAATTTTATAACGAAACAAAACAGATAATCACTCTTATCAATAAAATGCCTGAAATAAGAAGAAATATTGATCATTTTAAAGACAATTATATTAAAAACGAATTTTTTAATTACTATACCCAGTTATCAACACAGCTTATGAATACCGAAGGTAGAATCTTAAAAAGATTCCCTGACGAATTAAAACCTTATTATTTATTAAAACTTCAATTCGAAAAAATGGTTGACTACACCGGTATTATTAGAGGTTTTGGTTCATACTATATTACTGCGGACGAACCTATCAGTGAAAAAGAATATAAACACATTTTATTAAAGTATTACCATGATACAAACATTCTGTTAACGTCTGTTTTAAAACACCAGTCTGCTAATGAACTTTATAACAGTAAACAGTTTAATAAAATTGAAAACGCTATTAAAGAGGTAATGTTCTACTTACAACAAGCCAACCAAGAATATTACCTAACAAGCGAATTTAACGGTTATCCGATTGACTCATTGGATTATTTTAACTTATTTACCAAAAGAATTTCTTTCTTTAACCAGACTATTCACCATTTAAATAATGATATTACAAAAAGACTTCAGGAAATTGTTTCAAATGCAGTAAAAACGAGAAACATCAACATCATCGTTTTCGTTATCGCAATATTGCTATTAATCATCGGTTACTATTTACATAGAGCAATTTTAAGACATATTAAATCACTTTCTAACTTATTAACATCATTAACTCCGATTACCGGTAAAGAAATTAAAGTTGACATCACTACTCCGGACGGAATGAACGAAGCATTAAGAATCGTGGATGAAGCTATTAAAGTCACCCAGGAATCTGTAAAAAAAGCGGAAGAGGCAACAAAGGCAAAATCTTTATTCCTTGCAAACATGTCGCATGAGATCAGAACTCCTCTTAACGGTATTTTAGGTTTCTTAGAGCTTTTAAACACTACAGAACTTACAGAAGAACAGTTAGACTATGTTAATACGATCTCTCAGAGTGCAAAAAACCTCTTACAGATCGTTAACAACATTCTTGACGTATCAAAAATTGAAAGTAACAAAGTTTCACTTGAATTAATAGATTTTAAAGCTGTTGATGAATTTGAAAACACTCTTGAACTGTTCGGTACACCGGCTGCACAGAAAAACATTGAACTCACAACCCAAATTTCTCCAAATATTCCTTCAGTAATTAAAGGAGATATTCTTAAAGTAAAAGAAATCCTTACAAACTTATTGAGTAACGCTATTAAATTCACACCAAACAACGGCCATATACACGTTAAAATTCAACTTGAAAAAATAATAGACAATAAAGCAAAAATATACTTTGAAGTTAGAGACAGCGGTATAGGTATGAGTGAAGAACAAAAAGAGAAAATATTCGATGCTTTCTCACAGGCCGATGAATCTGTTACCAGAAAATACGGAGGGACAGGCCTGGGTCTTACTATTGTAAAATCTTATGTAGAAATGATGGGTGGAAAAATTTACCTAGAAAGTGAACTTAACAAAGGTACAAAATTCTATTTTGACATTTTATTTGACATAATAGATCCTACACCTAAATTTGCAAAAAACATTTTTGCTCATAAAGAAATCGCTATTTTAAATACTGTTACCGAATCATTAAGAAAAGAAACAACATTAGAATATCTTTCTTATTTCGGAGCTGAAAAAGTAGGAGTTAATGATGCAAATGAGCTTATAACTCTTCAAAACAGAGAAAAATTTGACGGTGTAATGGTATTTTATGAAGAAAGCGACAGAAAAACGGTAGAAGAACTTGCAAAAGTAAATATTCCTATGATTTTCGTAGCTTCTTATGCAAAGAAAGAAGAAATTAACAAACTCGATTACCAAGCTGTAATATTCGATCCTAACGTTCCTTCTAAAGTATTTAAAGCATTAGAGGCAATCAGCGAAGCTCAGACAGAAACCGTTACTAAAACTCAAGCCGCAAAACCTCAGCATAAAGATATTTATTCACTTAAAGCATTAATAGCTGAAGACAATCCGATTAATCAAAAACTGCTTCAGACAACACTAAAATCTTTAGGTATTGAAAGCGATCTTGCCAACAACGGTCTTGAAGCATTTAATAAATATACGATTAACCCGGACAAATACGACGTAATCTTTATGGACGTACAGATGCCTGTTATGGACGGATTAGAAGCAACTCAGGAAATACTGGAATTTGAACAGGAAGAAGAAATAGATCATACTCCGATTATTGCAGTTACAGCCAACGTATTAAAAGGCGACAGGGAAAGATTCCTAGGTGCCGGGATGGATGAATATATTTCTAAACCAATTTCAAAAGACGCACTTCTTAAAATTTTGGAAAGAGTCGCGCACGGAGACTTTAGTAAACACTTCACCGAAGCACATACACAAGAAGTGCCGCAAAAAGAAGAAGCTAAAAACAAAACTGAGGAATCAGAGCTGCAGTCAACACAGCCTGAGGAAAAATCTTCAGTCATATTGGCAACTACAAGCCCATTCCTTTCTAGTTATATTAAACATATAATTAATGATATAATTACGGTTGAAAATATTGAAGAACTAACAAAAGCATTAAGCAAACACAGACATGCGATTATTATGATTGATGAAAATTTCGATAAAAGAGACGAAATTAGATTTTTAATAAAATCTCTTAAAAAACTAGAACCTAAAAAAATAATAGTTTTAGGCGATGAAGAGGTTGAAGAAGCGGATATTACTCTGACCGATCTTAAACCGGAAACAATACAAAACGTAATAACTAAAGGATAA
- a CDS encoding response regulator: MPNKKVLVVDDDPINRKLIVKILSKKGFEAIEAGNGVEAFSVLENNDINIILLDIVMPVMDGIEFLKEIKTKPEYINLPIIILTTDDSKKIEAMSLGANDVIIKPISPVTLLETIEKYV; encoded by the coding sequence ATGCCGAATAAAAAAGTACTAGTTGTAGACGACGATCCTATTAACAGAAAGCTGATCGTAAAAATACTTTCTAAAAAAGGTTTCGAGGCTATTGAAGCAGGCAACGGTGTTGAGGCTTTCAGTGTTTTAGAAAACAACGATATCAATATAATTCTTCTTGATATCGTTATGCCGGTAATGGACGGTATAGAATTTTTAAAAGAAATAAAAACGAAACCTGAATACATTAATTTGCCGATTATTATTTTAACTACTGACGACAGTAAAAAAATTGAAGCTATGTCTCTTGGCGCAAACGACGTTATTATTAAACCTATTTCGCCTGTAACTTTGCTCGAAACAATTGAAAAATACGTTTAA
- the mqnE gene encoding aminofutalosine synthase MqnE produces the protein MSVILEKILEKNSVSAEEAVKLYDLPLSETGKAAQKIRLEKFGKKTYFNINRHINPSNICKDVCKFCAFSAHRKNPNPYTLSIDECVEIAKNAYKKGAKEVHVVSAHNPEVGYEYYMNIVKEIRKELPDIHIKAFTAAEVNFFSELSDKKYEEVLTDMASAGVDSMPGGGAEIFDEKIRAKICKGKVSSDDWFKIHKIWHKMGKKSNVTMLFGHIEERIHRIDHMLRIKKLQDETGGFNAFIPLVYQRKNNYLNVKKFLTGVEILKTIAISRILLQNIPNIKAYWVTTTLNLSLVAQEYGANDIDGTIEKESINSAAGAESSNGLKLNDLVNLIKDSGFIPVERDSLYNEIKIY, from the coding sequence ATGAGTGTAATATTGGAAAAAATTTTAGAGAAAAACAGTGTAAGTGCTGAAGAAGCGGTAAAACTGTATGATTTGCCACTTTCTGAAACGGGAAAAGCAGCTCAAAAAATAAGATTGGAAAAATTCGGTAAAAAAACTTATTTTAATATAAACAGACATATTAATCCCAGCAACATTTGTAAAGATGTATGCAAATTCTGTGCTTTTTCCGCACATAGAAAAAATCCTAATCCTTATACTTTAAGTATAGACGAATGTGTTGAGATAGCAAAAAACGCTTATAAAAAAGGTGCAAAAGAAGTTCATGTGGTTTCTGCTCATAATCCTGAAGTAGGATATGAATATTATATGAATATAGTTAAAGAAATCAGAAAAGAACTGCCCGATATTCATATAAAAGCTTTTACGGCAGCTGAAGTGAATTTTTTTAGCGAACTAAGCGATAAAAAATATGAGGAAGTTTTAACAGATATGGCGTCTGCAGGTGTTGATTCCATGCCTGGAGGAGGAGCGGAAATATTTGATGAAAAGATAAGAGCTAAAATCTGCAAAGGTAAAGTCAGCAGTGACGACTGGTTTAAAATCCATAAAATTTGGCATAAAATGGGTAAAAAATCAAATGTTACGATGCTTTTTGGGCATATTGAAGAGAGAATTCACAGAATAGACCATATGCTTAGAATTAAAAAACTGCAGGATGAAACCGGCGGATTTAACGCTTTTATACCATTGGTTTATCAAAGAAAAAACAACTACCTGAATGTAAAGAAATTTTTAACGGGTGTAGAAATTTTAAAAACGATTGCAATAAGCAGAATTTTGCTTCAAAACATACCTAATATTAAAGCATACTGGGTTACTACTACGCTTAATCTGTCGCTTGTGGCTCAGGAATACGGAGCAAATGATATTGACGGTACTATTGAAAAAGAATCTATAAATTCAGCTGCGGGAGCGGAATCTTCAAACGGACTGAAGTTAAACGATTTGGTGAATTTAATTAAGGACAGCGGCTTTATCCCCGTAGAAAGGGACAGCCTGTATAATGAGATAAAAATCTATTAA
- a CDS encoding HD domain-containing protein — protein MQLQQIIYTSENDLEIAKAIKKEIKEYLNSIKVEGGKDFFVKHTKKMDEFVSLIYKYILKKTFHEFQPPLNNIPISIIALGSYGREQLSIYSDIDIMIVYKDIKGYNLKEIIEHYITMLWDLGLKIGHRVHELKDLFPASNEDITIKTAMLESRFIYGSKFLWYEIQNELNKIRNYNKKEYILAKYEEMQQRHKKYPISMEPNIKDGFGGIRDSNTLLWINKVIFNYPNNSYLVPKYASEEDFKEYRTSLEFLFKVRVFLHMAAKKKIDTVLLTYQRDIALKMGYTDSPRLKAERKFIKDLLKALWSINTFTSIVIKKIIKPYLYRYSYSKMKENRIKEDFYICNDTIYSRLCSNKTFKENIKILIDADYKKCDISIVANLKEKKYAFTKKLKKELFYKSNLYPLLFSLYKSKKLEKIIPAFEKIKYLAQFDGYHQYPVDIHSLYTVKEIETLEEFQKMNETDKAILRFTALFHDLGKGRIGDHSIVGAKIAKEYAEKFNIPESDTIFKLVKYHTLMSNTAQREDIHNDKVILSFAQIVQNERFLNLLYLLTIADIKAVGIGIFTPFKASLLKTLYFNTLNALENRELINEIAQRKRKEKLLESKEDFKSLPKSFQKKVLSSPSNQLFLQNSVNEIIKLLDWIKDTETFKYKFENDKHLVVHIAKEDSLNFSLGWFLDKLSKLQLNHLSIYKIGNIKYFKIEFNEKVEEFDLPIIAEYIEKAFGEKLKSKHKISFKPEEFEIDCNHSQNYAAVKLKTKDKKGIVSTIMQTLDDFNIRVEDVKISTQKNIARDLFIISKENGFCNKINDILKRLCE, from the coding sequence ATGCAACTGCAACAAATCATTTATACCTCCGAAAACGACCTTGAAATAGCAAAAGCCATAAAAAAAGAGATAAAAGAGTATCTAAACAGCATAAAGGTTGAAGGTGGAAAAGATTTTTTTGTTAAACACACGAAAAAAATGGACGAATTTGTCAGTCTGATATATAAATATATTCTAAAAAAAACTTTCCATGAATTTCAGCCGCCTTTGAATAATATTCCGATTTCAATAATTGCTTTAGGTTCATACGGAAGAGAACAGCTTTCAATATATTCCGATATCGATATTATGATCGTTTATAAAGATATAAAAGGCTATAATTTAAAAGAAATAATAGAACACTATATAACTATGCTTTGGGACTTGGGTCTTAAAATTGGACACAGGGTCCACGAGCTTAAAGACCTGTTTCCCGCAAGCAATGAAGATATAACCATTAAAACCGCCATGCTTGAAAGCAGGTTTATATACGGAAGCAAGTTTTTATGGTACGAAATACAAAACGAACTAAATAAAATAAGAAACTACAATAAAAAAGAATATATTCTTGCCAAATATGAAGAAATGCAGCAAAGACACAAAAAATACCCTATTTCTATGGAACCGAATATAAAAGACGGATTTGGAGGTATAAGGGATTCAAATACGCTACTTTGGATTAATAAAGTAATTTTTAATTATCCGAACAATTCTTACCTAGTGCCCAAATATGCCAGCGAGGAAGATTTTAAAGAATACAGAACATCTCTTGAGTTTTTATTTAAAGTTCGTGTTTTTTTACATATGGCCGCTAAGAAAAAAATCGACACGGTGCTGCTGACATATCAAAGAGACATCGCTTTAAAAATGGGATATACGGATTCTCCGAGATTAAAAGCGGAAAGAAAGTTCATAAAAGACCTTTTAAAAGCTTTATGGAGTATAAACACTTTCACATCAATTGTTATAAAAAAGATAATCAAACCGTATCTTTATAGATATTCTTATTCGAAAATGAAAGAAAACAGAATAAAAGAAGATTTTTATATATGTAATGACACAATTTACAGCAGACTGTGCAGCAATAAAACTTTTAAAGAAAACATTAAAATACTAATAGACGCCGATTATAAAAAATGCGATATCTCCATAGTGGCAAACTTAAAAGAAAAAAAATATGCTTTTACAAAAAAACTGAAAAAAGAGCTTTTTTATAAATCAAACCTCTATCCTCTTCTTTTTTCTTTATATAAATCCAAAAAACTTGAAAAAATTATCCCAGCATTTGAAAAAATCAAATACCTTGCACAGTTTGACGGGTATCATCAATATCCAGTAGACATACATTCATTATACACTGTTAAAGAAATTGAAACTTTAGAAGAATTTCAAAAAATGAATGAAACAGACAAAGCCATTTTAAGATTCACAGCCCTGTTTCATGATTTAGGCAAAGGCAGAATAGGAGACCATTCCATAGTCGGAGCAAAAATTGCAAAAGAATACGCTGAAAAATTCAATATACCTGAAAGCGATACTATTTTTAAACTGGTCAAATATCATACTCTTATGTCAAATACAGCCCAAAGGGAAGATATTCATAACGATAAAGTAATACTGTCGTTTGCTCAGATAGTGCAAAACGAAAGATTTTTAAATCTTTTGTATTTGCTTACAATAGCTGACATAAAAGCAGTAGGAATCGGTATTTTTACACCTTTTAAAGCTTCTTTGCTTAAAACTTTATACTTTAACACATTAAATGCCCTGGAAAACAGAGAGCTTATAAACGAAATAGCTCAGAGGAAAAGAAAAGAAAAACTGCTTGAATCCAAAGAAGATTTTAAATCATTGCCTAAATCTTTCCAAAAAAAAGTACTATCTTCACCTTCAAACCAGCTATTTTTACAAAATTCAGTAAATGAAATAATAAAACTTTTAGACTGGATAAAAGATACAGAAACATTTAAATATAAGTTTGAAAACGACAAACACCTCGTCGTCCATATTGCCAAAGAGGATTCGTTAAACTTTTCATTAGGATGGTTTTTGGACAAACTTTCCAAACTGCAATTAAATCACCTCTCTATATATAAAATTGGAAATATCAAATATTTTAAAATAGAGTTTAATGAAAAAGTAGAAGAGTTTGATCTTCCTATCATTGCAGAATATATTGAAAAAGCCTTTGGTGAAAAACTCAAATCCAAACATAAAATCTCTTTCAAACCCGAAGAATTCGAAATAGACTGCAATCACTCCCAAAACTATGCGGCTGTCAAACTCAAAACGAAAGACAAAAAAGGAATAGTCTCTACTATTATGCAGACTTTGGACGATTTTAACATAAGGGTTGAAGATGTTAAAATATCCACCCAGAAAAACATAGCAAGAGATCTGTTTATTATTTCAAAAGAAAATGGGTTCTGTAATAAAATAAACGATATCTTAAAAAGGCTCTGCGAATGA
- a CDS encoding GGDEF domain-containing protein — MKKKILFIIAAIMIISTLIRTLIITYTFLNFSNTTITNEAILIKDILTEVKDKNRFLEIIRNSQHILDVKFIPEKTKTESISFKENNKAFEVKMPFNDYETLIILFNTKDYYKKLSNAIYQLIAIAVISLIVIILTVNYFLTPYLEILENVRRSTASILKGNFNDTLDTKLKGEAKDFVDSYNTFLKKLKDSFGVIEEKYTSLIEKEKSDDPLNDAKETIEQLANIFKFKRLIEDDSSCNDVFQRLIDILNGFNLKHYALIGIDNNEKKSTLIYKNGDICCNVENEFLECRAYRLRKMINSMQYPKICKLHTCDNDYICIPYSAGGNFTGILKINMTKNDEEHINKNLPYIKAYLNELSAIIEAKYTLELLHNQTIKDPLTNTYNRRYLENILPMLINNAKRRNGKIAFLMLDIDYFKKVNDTYGHKAGDTVLKTISDIIKKSIRKSDILIRYGGEEFLIILQNVNDYDDIYKVAEKIRSSVEKTNIHIDENIIHKTISIGVSIFPDNCSEGNECIKESDIALYKAKEEGRNKIIFYKSNL; from the coding sequence ATGAAAAAAAAGATACTTTTTATAATTGCGGCGATAATGATAATATCCACTCTTATCAGAACATTAATAATTACATATACTTTTTTAAATTTCTCAAATACTACTATTACAAACGAGGCAATTTTAATTAAAGACATTCTAACCGAAGTAAAAGACAAAAACAGATTTTTAGAAATTATCAGAAATTCACAGCATATTTTAGATGTCAAGTTCATACCTGAAAAAACCAAAACCGAATCCATATCGTTTAAAGAAAACAATAAAGCTTTCGAAGTAAAAATGCCTTTTAACGATTACGAAACACTGATTATTCTGTTTAACACCAAAGATTATTACAAAAAACTTTCAAATGCGATATATCAGCTGATTGCCATTGCGGTAATATCATTAATAGTAATAATATTGACAGTCAATTACTTCCTTACTCCATATCTGGAAATTCTTGAAAACGTCAGAAGATCAACAGCCAGTATTCTAAAAGGCAACTTTAATGACACCTTAGATACTAAATTAAAAGGTGAGGCCAAAGATTTCGTTGATTCATATAATACTTTTTTGAAAAAACTTAAAGACAGTTTCGGCGTGATTGAAGAAAAATACACCTCTTTAATAGAAAAAGAAAAATCAGACGATCCTTTAAACGACGCTAAAGAAACAATAGAACAGTTGGCTAATATATTTAAGTTTAAAAGACTTATAGAAGACGACAGCAGTTGCAATGATGTCTTTCAAAGACTTATCGACATATTAAACGGTTTTAATTTAAAACATTATGCATTAATAGGTATAGACAATAACGAAAAGAAAAGCACACTGATATACAAAAACGGTGATATATGCTGTAATGTCGAAAATGAATTTTTAGAATGCAGGGCTTACAGACTCAGAAAAATGATTAATTCAATGCAGTATCCAAAAATCTGCAAACTTCATACATGCGATAATGATTATATATGCATTCCATACAGCGCGGGAGGAAATTTTACCGGTATTTTAAAAATAAACATGACTAAAAACGATGAAGAACACATAAATAAAAACCTGCCTTATATTAAAGCTTATCTTAATGAGCTTTCAGCCATAATCGAGGCAAAATATACATTAGAACTGCTCCATAATCAGACTATCAAGGATCCGTTAACAAATACGTACAACAGAAGATATCTAGAAAACATTCTGCCTATGCTGATAAATAACGCAAAAAGAAGAAACGGAAAAATCGCTTTTTTAATGCTGGATATCGACTACTTTAAAAAAGTAAACGATACATACGGTCACAAAGCCGGAGATACCGTGTTAAAAACCATTTCCGATATTATAAAAAAATCAATAAGAAAAAGTGATATTCTGATAAGATACGGAGGCGAAGAGTTTTTAATAATTCTTCAAAACGTTAATGATTATGATGATATATATAAAGTAGCCGAAAAAATAAGATCATCTGTAGAGAAAACAAATATACATATAGACGAAAACATTATTCACAAAACCATAAGTATAGGCGTAAGTATATTCCCTGACAACTGCAGTGAGGGGAATGAATGTATAAAAGAAAGTGACATAGCTTTATACAAAGCTAAAGAAGAAGGAAGAAACAAAATAATATTTTATAAATCTAATCTTTAG
- a CDS encoding 3'-5' exonuclease encodes MKQKIIEKLKNGIEKKEFLQFISEYYPDFSFENAIDFLKFQGLPLIVEDDIVILKTAVLPYDQIEYCVVDIEVNNSKPKEGQVIEIGAVKIKDLKITDTFEFLIYADDVPKYVERVTGINQRMLRGQASQKEILRKFRLFLGDSVFVAHAADFDYNFLAHQFEKENLGELLNRFLCTLTLSQKTLQAERYGLKYLMQELKLPEETHHRALGDAKTTARIFLMSLEKLPKEIKTAEDLIQFAAPTKNKCKKKKKTKD; translated from the coding sequence ATGAAACAAAAAATAATTGAAAAACTTAAAAACGGGATTGAAAAAAAAGAATTTTTACAGTTTATTTCAGAATATTATCCGGATTTCAGCTTTGAAAACGCAATTGACTTTTTAAAGTTTCAAGGTCTTCCTTTAATTGTAGAAGATGATATTGTTATATTAAAAACCGCTGTTTTGCCATATGATCAGATAGAATACTGTGTGGTAGATATTGAAGTGAATAATTCAAAACCCAAAGAAGGGCAGGTAATAGAAATCGGAGCGGTTAAAATAAAAGATTTAAAAATAACTGATACTTTCGAATTTTTAATTTATGCCGATGACGTGCCTAAATACGTTGAAAGAGTTACAGGAATTAACCAAAGAATGTTAAGAGGACAGGCAAGCCAAAAAGAAATATTGAGAAAATTCAGGCTTTTTTTAGGAGATAGTGTCTTTGTTGCGCACGCTGCTGATTTTGATTACAATTTTCTGGCCCATCAGTTTGAAAAGGAAAATTTGGGAGAGCTTTTAAACAGGTTTTTATGTACACTGACACTTTCTCAAAAAACTCTTCAGGCGGAAAGATACGGACTTAAGTATTTAATGCAGGAATTAAAGCTTCCGGAAGAAACTCATCACAGGGCCCTGGGTGATGCAAAAACTACAGCGAGAATATTTTTAATGAGTCTAGAAAAACTTCCTAAAGAGATTAAAACTGCGGAAGATCTGATACAGTTTGCAGCTCCTACGAAAAACAAATGTAAAAAAAAGAAAAAAACTAAAGATTAG